GTGTCTCAAGTGATTTGGATATGTGAGAAGAAGACTGATATAGTACTCCAATCAAGAGGGTGGATGAGatagaaaatagataaataatgaAAAGTAGAGAAAGACCTAAGAAGACTATCCATAAAATTGACCAACCTATCAAGATATTGTATGCTGAGGTGACATCGACTACAATGTAATAAATGCTCAGTGTCTTTGATTTTGCATCCTTTCTGAAAGTGGTATATAAAGAAATGTACCCAAGAGATCGAATCGGCGTATCCCCCAGTCCGAAAAGGTTATCTGAGTATATCTTTAGATTCTTTTGTTCCAACCCAAGTTTGTCGAAAGCGAGTTTGAATAGAATATCTGTCGAGCTACCTTAGTCTATTAAGGTTCTATAAAAGTTTGCGTTGGCGAGGATCTTTTttatcaccacgggatcatcGTATCCAGGTGTTATCCCTTGAGCGTCCTCTTTAGTGAACGAAATGGTGGACAAGTCGGAGAGTCTATAGTCTTCCCGAATTTGGTAAACCTCTTTTAGATGCTTTTTTCGTGATAATTTTGATATTCTTCTTCTCGCAAATCCTCTATTAATCATATGTATGTGTTTCTCAGGAGTTTGAGGTGGATATTCTTattgttctctttcttcatctttttttctttttctcaggTCGTCCGACCCATCAGCAAAGTATTTATTTAGTCGACCTTTCCTAACCAACTTTTTTATGATATTCTTTAAATTGTAGCAATTTTTAATAGAATGTCCATAAAATTTTTGATACTcgtaatattttatttgactttttgccTTCTTGTGTTTAATTGTACGAAAAGGTAAAAATTTGTcagtataaaaattttttgtccTATTTTAAATCGTTAgccttattttaatttatttttttctgtttctaAAATTGTTAGTCACTAATTTTTATGACATTAACAACTTATGTATCAGTGTATTATACCAAATTAGTGTAAGATTCATGTATTACACTCCTCCTTTTATAATATCCAAAAAATTAGCCTTTCTCGAAACAGAGTGAGTGACTGACACCCACCAAAACGAGAAAATTCAGCCCCAAATCCGTCTAGGCCCTCTCCCCAGTCCCCCTCGCAACGATGTCgttgtcctcctcctcctcctcctcctcctcctcctcctcagaATCGGAATCAGAACCTCCGACGGGCATATGCCTGATCCCCTCCCTACCTGATGACGTGGCACTGAACTGCCTAGCACGCATCCCTAGGCCCTACCACCCCGTCCTCTCCCTTGTCTCGAAGCCCATCCACTCCCTTTTCTCCTCCCCTCACTTTTACCACGCCCGCTTTCTTCTTAACTCCACCCAACATCACCTCTACCTCACGCTCCGCTCACGCGCCTCAACCCTCCTCTGGTTCACTCTCCATCGAACCCCGTCCCGCATCCTCCTCGTCCCGCTCCCCTCTCAACCGTCCCCCGCTATCGGCTCTGCCTACGCCGTTCTCGGTTCCACCATTTACGTCATCGGCGGCTCCATTAACGACGTTCCCTCCTCTCACATCTGGCTCCTCGACTGCCGCTTCCACCGATGGCGACGTGGACCCTCTATGCGCGTCGGCCGCGAGTTCGCCGCTGCGGGAGTCGTCGACGGAAAGATTTACGTCATCGGAGGCTGCGTCGCTGACAATTGGGCCAGGTCGGCCAACTGGGCGGAGGTTCTTGACCCCGCCTCCGAGAAATGGGAGCGCGTGGCGAGCCCCGCGGAGGTTCGGGAGAAGTGGATGCACGCAAGCGCCGTGGTGGACGGCAAGGTGTACGCCATGGCGGATCGCGGCGGCATCGCGTTGGATCCCCGATGCGGCGCTTGGGAGAGCGTGGGAACGGAGCTGGACCTCGGGTGGCGAGGGAGGGCGTGCGTGGTGGATGATATTCTTTATTGCTACGATTACTTGGGGAAGATTAAAGGGTTCGATGTGAAGAGTGGGGTATGGAAAGAGCTGAAGGGGTTGCATAAGGGGTTGCCTCGGTTTCTGTGTGGTGCTACCATGGCTGATTTGGGTGGGAAGTTGGT
This sequence is a window from Arachis stenosperma cultivar V10309 chromosome 10, arast.V10309.gnm1.PFL2, whole genome shotgun sequence. Protein-coding genes within it:
- the LOC130956113 gene encoding F-box/kelch-repeat protein SKIP6-like, whose amino-acid sequence is MSLSSSSSSSSSSSSESESEPPTGICLIPSLPDDVALNCLARIPRPYHPVLSLVSKPIHSLFSSPHFYHARFLLNSTQHHLYLTLRSRASTLLWFTLHRTPSRILLVPLPSQPSPAIGSAYAVLGSTIYVIGGSINDVPSSHIWLLDCRFHRWRRGPSMRVGREFAAAGVVDGKIYVIGGCVADNWARSANWAEVLDPASEKWERVASPAEVREKWMHASAVVDGKVYAMADRGGIALDPRCGAWESVGTELDLGWRGRACVVDDILYCYDYLGKIKGFDVKSGVWKELKGLHKGLPRFLCGATMADLGGKLVVVWECGGGNGKDMDIWCAEIQVSRKNGELWGEVDWFQKVLSVPKGSSIVHCSSVAL